One genomic region from Quercus robur chromosome 4, dhQueRobu3.1, whole genome shotgun sequence encodes:
- the LOC126723118 gene encoding hydroquinone glucosyltransferase-like — MEQKPHIAILPSPGMGHLIPLVEFAKLLVHHHDFNITCIIPVLGSPPKAMKAVLQALPTTIDHVFLPPVILEEEEIRGLKFEVQTILTLTRSLPPLRDVLKSTQFSAFVVDPFGIDALDIAKELNISPYIFFHTNALTLSLVFHLPKLDDTVSCQYRDLPEPLKLPGCIPIHGRDLMEPVQDRTSELYKMILHSAKQFRLAEGIIINTFVELEGSAIKALLDEEAKSLPLYPIGPIQSGSSNQFDKSESDCLRWLDNQPHGSVLFVCFGSGGTLSYDQTNELALGLELSGQKFLWVVRTPNNESADATYLSDQTLDNNTLSFLPKGFVERTKWQGLVVPSWASQAQVLSHGSTGGFLSHCGWNSILESIMQCIPLIAWPLYAEQKMNAVLLAEDVKVALRPKTNKNGLIDREEIAKVVKGLMVGEEGKKVRNRMKDIKIAADKALSADGSSTKALSELASQWTNHPCF; from the coding sequence ATGGAACAAAAACCACACATAGCTATTCTACCAAGTCCAGGGATGGGACATCTGATCCCTCTTGTCGAGTTTGCCAAGCTACTTGTTCATCACCACGACTTCAACATCACATGTATCATTCCCGTACTTGGGTCTCCACCCAAAGCCATGAAAGCAGTTCTTCAAGCCCTTCCCACCACTATAGATCATGTCTTTCTTCCTCCTGTGATattggaggaggaggagatcAGAGGCCTAAAGTTTGAAGTCCAAACTATTCTCACCTTAACTCGTTCACTGCCACCTCTTCGTGATGTGTTAAAGTCTACTCAATTTTCTGCTTTTGTAGTCGATCCTTTTGGGATTGATGCACTAGATATTGCTAAAGAACTCAACATCTCACCCTACATTTTCTTCCATACAAATGCTTTGACGTTGTCATTGGTTTTTCATTTGCCAAAGCTGGACGATACAGTTTCATGCCAGTATAGAGACCTACCAGAACCATTGAAACTTCCGGGGTGCATACCGATTCACGGTCGAGATCTTATGGAACCGGTACAAGATCGAACAAGTGAGTTGTACAAAATGATTCTTCACAGCGCCAAACAGTTCCGATTAGCTGAAGGTATTATCATTAATACCTTCGTGGAATTGGAAGGAAGTGCCATAAAAGCTTTGTTAGACGAAGAAGCTAAAAGTCTTCCGCTTTATCCAATTGGACCAATCCAAAGTGGTTCAAGCAATCAGTTTGACAAGTCAGAGTCAGACTGTTTAAGATGGTTGGACAATCAACCACATGGTTCTGtcttatttgtttgttttgggagTGGTGGGACTCTCTCATATGATCAAACAAATGAGCTAGCCTTGGGATTGGAATTGAGTGGCCAAAAGTTCTTATGGGTTGTAAGAACCCCAAATAATGAATCAGCTGATGCCACATACCTTAGTGACCAAACTCTCGACAACAACACTCTTTCTTTCTTACCAAAAGGGTTCGTAGAGAGGACTAAATGGCAGGGTCTAGTGGTTCCCTCTTGGGCATCACAAGCCCAAGTGCTTAGCCATGGCTCTACGGGTGGGTTCTTAAGTCATTGTGGTTGGAATTCGATCCTAGAGAGTATCATGCAATGCATTCCATTGATTGCTTGGCCGCTTTACGCAGAACAAAAAATGAATGCAGTATTATTAGCTGAGGATGTAAAAGTGGCACTGAGaccaaaaactaacaaaaatggTCTAATTGATCGAGAGGAAATTGCAAAAGTTGTAAAGGGTCTCATGGTTGGAGAAGAAGGGAAGAAAGTTCGTAATCGTATGAAAGATATAAAGATCGCTGCTGACAAAGCATTAAGTGCAGATGGATCTTCTACAAAGGCACTCTCTGAATTAGCATCCCAATGGACAAACCATCCGTGCTTTTAG